In Pleurodeles waltl isolate 20211129_DDA chromosome 5, aPleWal1.hap1.20221129, whole genome shotgun sequence, one genomic interval encodes:
- the LOC138297025 gene encoding uncharacterized protein produces MVFISGWEDRLCHLREVLQVLQIADHTIKVSKRQIGLGSVVYLGHQEGGGIVFSLWAKIETNLLWKPPKTQTEVRAFSGLTGYYKRFIKGYGNIVALLRELTFKKQPCQVIWTEECQITFDTLKEAMCTAPYSTPLTSPKISLSRQTP; encoded by the coding sequence ATGGTCTTCATTTCTGGCTGGGAGGACCGCCTGTGCCACCTCAGAGAAGTGCTTCAAGTTTTGCAGATAGCAGACCATACTATCAAGGTCAGTAAACGTCAGATAGGGCTGGGAtcagtggtctacttgggtcaccaagAGGGAGGAGGCATAGTGTTTTCTCTCTGGGCCAAGATTGAAACCAACCTGCTTTGgaagccccccaagacccagacagaggtgagagccttctcagGGCTCACTGGCTACTACAAAAGATTCATCAAGGGATATGGCAACATCGTTGCCCTCTTGAGAGAGCTGACTTTTAAGAAGCAACcatgtcaggtgatctggacagaggagtGCCAGATcacttttgacaccctgaaagaggccatgtgcacagcaccgtaCTCAacgcccctgacttctccaaagatttcattgtccagacagacacCATAG